The sequence CGGCAACGGCACCTGGACCCTGGCGGCCCCCGAGAAGGGCGTCTTCGTGCGGGAGGTCAAGCACCGGCGCGACCGGGTGGAGCTGGGCGACACCCTGGGGTATGTTGAGATCGATGAAACGGTGTGGAAGGACGAGTACGGGAAGTGACGGTTGAAGGTTCGAGAGGTCATCCGTATGATCGAGGCCGACGGCTGGTTCCTGGATCGGACCAGAGGAAGCCACCGTCAGTTCAAGCATCCGATCAAGCGGGGTGTCGTGACGATCGCGGGCAAGGCGGGAGACGATCTGGCCCCGGGGACTCTACGGAGCGTGTTTCGCCAGGCGGGTTTGGAGCGATGAGCAGGTATCTGATCGTGATCGAAGAGACCGTTACAGGGTACTCCGCCTACTGCCCGG comes from Thermodesulfobacteriota bacterium and encodes:
- a CDS encoding type II toxin-antitoxin system HicA family toxin, which gives rise to MKVREVIRMIEADGWFLDRTRGSHRQFKHPIKRGVVTIAGKAGDDLAPGTLRSVFRQAGLER